A single uncultured Acetobacterium sp. DNA region contains:
- a CDS encoding histidine phosphatase family protein, producing the protein MKLVLVRHVETYGNVEHRLNGHTESEYTPRGEAMKELLVDELIALDEKLSFSKIYASPTTRAFKIAQSVGESIGKEILVDHRLREFNFGIFEGRTRDECIENAQAEWDQWMENYIDYAVPDGQSQRQYHDLCAEFLSELDGDETVLMVAHGGTIHGILTNLLNLPIDCKWHFDIKLGSITMIDYNHGFGMLSHMTTPPYDELIPDHASSVDANKSVMRAEARAEAMAKAANKKDTLN; encoded by the coding sequence ATGAAACTTGTACTAGTAAGACATGTAGAAACCTATGGAAATGTGGAACATCGTCTCAATGGCCACACTGAATCCGAATATACCCCACGGGGAGAAGCAATGAAGGAACTATTGGTGGACGAACTGATCGCTTTGGATGAGAAACTGTCATTCAGCAAAATCTATGCCAGCCCGACCACCCGGGCTTTTAAAATTGCTCAGTCGGTTGGTGAATCAATTGGGAAGGAGATCCTCGTGGATCACCGACTGCGGGAGTTCAACTTTGGTATTTTTGAAGGAAGAACCCGGGACGAATGTATCGAAAATGCCCAGGCAGAATGGGATCAATGGATGGAGAACTACATTGATTACGCTGTCCCTGATGGCCAGAGCCAGCGGCAATACCATGACCTTTGCGCCGAATTTTTATCCGAATTAGATGGGGATGAAACCGTTTTAATGGTCGCCCATGGTGGTACCATTCACGGAATCCTCACCAATCTTCTGAATTTGCCGATTGACTGTAAATGGCATTTTGATATTAAATTGGGAAGTATCACGATGATTGACTATAATCATGGTTTTGGCATGCTCTCCCATATGACAACTCCGCCTTATGACGAGTTGATCCCGGATCATGCCTCATCAGTTGATGCCAATAAATCGGTGATGAGAGCAGAAGCGAGAGCAGAAGCGATGGCAAAAGCAGCAAACAAAAAAGACACATTAAATTGA
- a CDS encoding DMT family transporter: protein MEKSKKQSLLADLGLVAVAFVWGSGFVASKNALDSMTPMMLMAVRFTVASLLSGFIFRKNLKNIPRETIKAGCIIGFFLFTAFAAQMIGLQYMLAGKQAFLTATNVIMVPFIYWAVKKHKPDQYNFVAAFIMLLGLALLTIDFSVGFSFNPGDVLTVLCAFLYACHIVVVGIYSKKHDPVALTVIQLGFAAIVSLAYVFVSGEFTLSIPVPGLLNGLYLGIFCTFLAFLGQTVAQKYTNSTHAAIILSLEAVFGSLLSIIILGDNFTYTMFLGCLIIFIGIITAETKWSFFKPLFLKENPENPEKINEI, encoded by the coding sequence ATGGAAAAATCAAAAAAACAATCTCTTTTGGCTGATCTGGGTCTTGTGGCGGTGGCATTTGTTTGGGGCAGTGGTTTTGTTGCTTCGAAAAATGCCCTGGATTCAATGACACCGATGATGCTCATGGCTGTCAGATTCACAGTAGCCTCACTCCTATCTGGATTCATCTTCCGAAAAAATTTAAAAAACATCCCTAGAGAAACCATTAAGGCCGGCTGTATTATCGGATTTTTTCTTTTTACCGCATTTGCCGCTCAGATGATTGGACTTCAATATATGTTGGCTGGCAAACAAGCCTTTTTAACGGCTACCAACGTCATTATGGTTCCTTTCATTTATTGGGCTGTCAAAAAACATAAACCAGATCAGTACAACTTTGTGGCTGCCTTTATTATGCTGCTGGGACTGGCTCTGCTGACCATCGATTTTTCGGTTGGTTTTTCCTTTAATCCCGGTGATGTCTTAACTGTATTGTGTGCGTTTTTATATGCCTGTCACATTGTGGTAGTAGGGATTTACTCTAAAAAACATGATCCTGTTGCCCTGACCGTGATCCAACTTGGCTTTGCGGCTATCGTTTCATTAGCCTATGTTTTTGTTTCCGGCGAGTTTACCCTGTCCATCCCTGTTCCCGGTCTTTTGAATGGCTTGTATCTGGGAATATTCTGTACCTTCCTGGCCTTTTTAGGACAGACGGTGGCTCAAAAATATACTAATTCAACCCATGCAGCAATTATCCTCAGCCTTGAGGCTGTTTTTGGAAGTCTGTTATCCATTATCATCCTCGGCGATAATTTTACTTACACCATGTTCTTAGGCTGTTTGATAATCTTTATAGGGATCATTACCGCCGAAACCAAGTGGTCTTTTTTCAAGCCACTATTTCTTAAAGAAAACCCTGAAAATCCTGAAAAAATCAATGAGATTTAG
- a CDS encoding nitronate monooxygenase family protein, which translates to MKTQFNIGNLEFSKPIVQGGMGIGISLSNLAGNVSKYGGLGVLSGVEMGSDYPNYIKNPKLANRQAMEDHFKRAKEISGNRPIGINIMVALTQYEQLVKDAVQTGFDIIFAGAGLPLTLPELTRNSLTKIAPIISSKRVAKLILKHWWRHYQVAPDAIVLEGPLAGGHLGFKNEDLTPERLTEQALPSLIPGVLEEIKPYEDLVGRHIPLIAGGGITTAADVRETLEAGADAVQIGSRFVATEECDASLAFKEAMVNAKQSDIEIIVSPAGLPGRAIHNRFLEEVKAGLRHPKSCPINCIKSCDYKTAPYCIGLALIAGRQGDLENGYVFSGANAFKISEITTVEALMNELTKELD; encoded by the coding sequence TTGAAAACTCAATTTAATATTGGAAATCTGGAATTTTCCAAACCCATTGTCCAAGGGGGAATGGGTATCGGAATTTCCCTTTCTAACCTTGCTGGAAACGTCTCTAAGTATGGTGGTCTTGGTGTGCTGTCTGGTGTAGAAATGGGCAGTGATTACCCAAACTACATAAAAAATCCAAAACTTGCCAACAGACAGGCTATGGAGGATCACTTTAAACGAGCTAAAGAAATATCCGGAAATCGTCCCATTGGGATTAATATTATGGTAGCGTTGACTCAGTATGAGCAACTTGTCAAGGACGCTGTGCAAACTGGTTTTGACATTATTTTTGCTGGTGCTGGTCTACCTTTAACACTCCCGGAACTCACCCGAAATTCCTTAACCAAAATTGCCCCGATTATTTCTTCTAAACGGGTAGCCAAGCTGATTTTAAAACACTGGTGGCGTCACTATCAAGTTGCTCCGGATGCAATTGTACTGGAGGGCCCATTGGCTGGCGGTCATTTAGGCTTTAAAAACGAAGACCTTACCCCGGAACGGCTGACTGAACAAGCATTGCCTTCACTGATTCCCGGCGTACTTGAAGAAATCAAACCCTATGAAGATTTAGTTGGAAGGCATATTCCCTTAATTGCCGGCGGCGGTATTACCACAGCGGCTGATGTCCGGGAAACCCTGGAAGCTGGTGCTGATGCGGTACAGATCGGTTCCCGATTCGTGGCGACCGAAGAATGCGATGCTTCCCTGGCCTTTAAAGAAGCGATGGTAAATGCCAAACAATCTGATATCGAAATTATCGTCAGTCCCGCTGGTTTACCAGGTCGGGCTATCCATAACCGCTTCTTGGAAGAAGTTAAAGCAGGGCTGCGTCATCCTAAAAGCTGTCCCATTAATTGCATTAAATCCTGTGATTACAAAACTGCACCTTATTGTATCGGCTTAGCACTGATTGCCGGAAGACAGGGTGATTTAGAAAACGGCTATGTTTTTTCAGGTGCCAATGCCTTCAAGATATCTGAAATCACAACTGTGGAGGCCTTAATGAATGAATTGACTAAAGAGCTTGATTAA
- a CDS encoding MarR family transcriptional regulator: protein MDSFSSQLNAVLVDTFNNILKFEEDLLKQSTNIDLSINEMHLIEHVGKNKNDGRTISDLAQSLNITLPSVTVAINKLVKKEYVKKEKSNTDGRVVYVQLTDKGLRIDKIHQYFHVKMVKDISKEMTDEEKEVLIHGMEKLNGFFRKKLSRLSDENEASKP, encoded by the coding sequence TTGGACTCTTTTTCTTCCCAACTCAACGCAGTTTTGGTGGATACATTCAATAATATTCTAAAGTTTGAAGAGGATTTACTCAAACAATCAACCAATATTGATTTATCAATCAACGAAATGCACCTGATTGAGCATGTGGGAAAAAACAAAAATGACGGAAGAACCATTAGCGATCTCGCCCAAAGTCTTAACATTACCCTTCCTTCTGTGACCGTTGCCATTAATAAATTGGTCAAGAAAGAGTATGTAAAGAAAGAGAAAAGCAATACCGATGGACGCGTTGTATACGTCCAGCTCACTGACAAGGGTTTGCGGATCGATAAAATTCACCAATATTTTCACGTCAAAATGGTGAAAGATATTTCAAAAGAAATGACCGATGAAGAAAAAGAAGTTTTGATTCACGGCATGGAAAAATTAAATGGTTTTTTCAGAAAAAAATTATCAAGGTTATCTGACGAAAATGAAGCGTCCAAACCTTGA
- a CDS encoding beta-ketoacyl-ACP synthase III has translation MSFTIIGTGSALPKTIQTNNDLAQFLDTSNDWIVSRTGIEARHICVDESILDIALEASVNALENAQIKPAELNLIICPTLGGDTVTPSLACLIQEKLGATCPSFDLNAACSGFVYGLDVADAYFSRNDDMKILVIAVDAMSKLVDWQDRATAVLFGDGAGAAVLASGNSLKAIQLTAVGNQHALSIPWPKGNHPLTQKQTNAAPYLNMDGPEVYRFAVAAICSDLRSVAKAAGIELADLDYIIPHQANLRIIEGAAKRLKLPMDKFVLRVNGCGNTSAASIPLVLDELNRSKTFKHGTRIALTAFGGGLTTGACVIEWA, from the coding sequence ATGTCCTTTACAATTATCGGAACCGGTTCTGCATTGCCAAAAACAATCCAGACCAATAACGACCTCGCCCAGTTTCTAGATACATCCAATGATTGGATCGTTTCAAGAACGGGCATTGAAGCGCGACATATTTGTGTAGACGAATCTATTTTGGATATCGCCTTGGAAGCCAGCGTTAACGCTCTGGAAAATGCACAAATTAAACCAGCAGAACTTAATCTGATCATCTGTCCCACCCTTGGCGGTGACACCGTTACCCCTTCTCTGGCTTGCCTGATTCAGGAAAAGTTAGGGGCGACCTGCCCCAGTTTTGATCTCAACGCTGCCTGTTCCGGCTTCGTCTATGGCCTGGATGTAGCAGATGCTTATTTCTCTCGGAATGATGATATGAAAATTCTCGTCATTGCGGTGGATGCCATGTCAAAGCTGGTGGACTGGCAGGATCGGGCTACTGCGGTGTTATTTGGAGACGGAGCCGGTGCTGCGGTGCTTGCCAGTGGGAATAGCCTCAAAGCCATCCAGTTGACCGCCGTCGGAAATCAGCATGCTTTGAGTATTCCCTGGCCTAAGGGTAATCATCCTTTGACCCAAAAACAGACAAACGCGGCACCTTATCTCAACATGGATGGGCCGGAAGTCTATCGCTTTGCGGTCGCTGCCATCTGCAGTGACTTACGCTCAGTGGCAAAAGCAGCCGGCATCGAACTGGCAGATTTAGATTATATCATTCCCCACCAGGCCAACTTGCGGATTATCGAAGGTGCTGCCAAACGGCTTAAGCTGCCGATGGACAAATTTGTCCTGCGAGTCAATGGATGCGGGAACACTTCAGCTGCCAGTATCCCATTGGTTTTGGATGAACTCAACCGCAGTAAAACTTTTAAACATGGCACCCGGATTGCTTTAACTGCTTTTGGCGGTGGGCTGACAACTGGAGCCTGTGTTATCGAATGGGCTTGA
- a CDS encoding phosphopantetheine-binding protein, with protein MVLEKVVEILRNYKDEQDLEVTMDSTFEELELDSLDTVELVMEIEEAFDTSIEMDGELQTIGDVVTLIEKAIA; from the coding sequence ATGGTATTAGAAAAAGTAGTGGAAATTTTACGGAATTACAAAGACGAACAAGATCTTGAAGTAACGATGGATTCAACATTTGAAGAGCTGGAACTGGATTCTTTAGATACCGTGGAATTGGTCATGGAAATCGAAGAAGCATTTGATACCAGCATTGAAATGGATGGCGAACTTCAGACCATTGGTGATGTGGTAACCCTGATCGAAAAAGCAATCGCTTAG
- the fabK gene encoding enoyl-[acyl-carrier-protein] reductase FabK yields the protein MKTPLCDLLNIEFPILQGGMAWISDAQLAAAVSNAGGLGIISSMNADENWLRSEIQKAKKLTDKPFGVNVMLMNPHVDKIAQVLIDEKVPVVTTGAGNPGKFMKLWIEAGIKVIPVVPSTGLARFSERAGATAVIAEGGESGGHVGEMSTMPLIPQVCDAVSIPVIAAGGIGDGRGIAAALMLGAVGVQLGTRFLVAHETNIHENYKDKIIKAKDIDTTLSGRSLGHPVRSLKTTFSKDFIKAENDPTTPPEVLEEYGRGALRIAAQEGDSQKGCFMAGQIAGMIKEKQSVKEIILTLAQETETVLKGGLRWVK from the coding sequence ATAAAAACACCACTCTGCGATCTTTTAAACATTGAATTTCCCATTCTTCAAGGAGGAATGGCGTGGATATCCGATGCTCAGCTTGCAGCTGCCGTGTCAAATGCAGGTGGTTTAGGGATTATTTCATCGATGAACGCCGATGAAAATTGGCTTCGCAGTGAAATTCAAAAGGCCAAAAAACTGACCGATAAACCTTTTGGGGTCAACGTGATGTTGATGAATCCCCATGTGGATAAAATTGCCCAGGTTCTGATTGACGAAAAGGTACCAGTTGTGACAACCGGTGCCGGTAATCCGGGAAAATTCATGAAGCTGTGGATTGAAGCCGGCATTAAGGTTATTCCGGTGGTACCATCCACTGGTTTGGCTCGGTTTTCCGAACGGGCTGGCGCTACAGCGGTTATTGCCGAAGGCGGCGAATCCGGCGGTCATGTGGGTGAAATGTCCACCATGCCCCTGATTCCTCAGGTTTGTGATGCGGTTTCGATTCCGGTGATTGCCGCGGGTGGAATTGGTGATGGCCGAGGAATCGCTGCTGCTCTTATGTTGGGTGCAGTAGGGGTTCAATTGGGTACCCGCTTTTTAGTGGCCCATGAAACGAACATTCATGAAAACTATAAAGATAAAATTATAAAAGCTAAAGATATTGACACTACCCTTAGTGGCCGGTCATTGGGTCATCCGGTCCGTTCTTTAAAAACAACCTTTTCCAAGGATTTCATTAAAGCAGAAAACGATCCAACCACTCCACCAGAAGTACTGGAAGAATACGGTCGGGGTGCTCTTCGCATTGCCGCTCAGGAAGGTGATTCTCAAAAAGGTTGCTTCATGGCTGGTCAGATCGCAGGGATGATTAAAGAAAAACAAAGCGTGAAGGAAATCATTTTAACACTGGCTCAAGAAACAGAAACAGTTTTAAAAGGAGGATTAAGATGGGTAAAATAG
- a CDS encoding ACP S-malonyltransferase gives MGKIALIFPGQGSQFIGMGKPLYELCPPSRAIFDQVDTIHHGTSALCFEGPTEDLNQTHNTQPCIFAVELAALAALKCVGVQAQGIAGFSLGEVTGLVASGVLTMEDGLKFVEKRGKAMEEAAKMTPASMLAVLKLDNATVESLCKEFNQCYPVNYNCPGQLVVALLKNDQELFLTRVKELGGRGIPLSLSGGFHSPFMTYATKILEKKIYELTFSQGTIPLYSNAYAKPYPTSPVDIRSYILHQINHPVLWEQTMRNMIEDGFTTFIECGPGKTLSGFMKKIDKSVACYHVETLLTDYLETKNAGKEWSFIC, from the coding sequence ATGGGTAAAATAGCACTGATCTTTCCCGGTCAGGGATCACAATTTATTGGTATGGGCAAACCGCTTTATGAACTCTGTCCACCCTCACGAGCCATTTTCGACCAGGTTGATACGATTCATCATGGCACCTCAGCACTCTGCTTTGAGGGGCCTACTGAAGATCTCAATCAAACGCATAACACTCAACCCTGCATTTTTGCAGTCGAGTTGGCGGCCCTAGCGGCCTTGAAATGTGTTGGGGTACAGGCGCAAGGAATCGCTGGATTCTCTCTGGGGGAAGTAACTGGTCTGGTTGCATCCGGCGTCCTCACTATGGAAGATGGGTTGAAGTTTGTTGAAAAACGTGGAAAAGCCATGGAAGAAGCAGCTAAGATGACTCCAGCATCCATGTTAGCCGTTTTAAAACTTGACAATGCGACGGTGGAATCACTCTGCAAAGAATTCAACCAATGCTACCCGGTTAACTACAATTGTCCCGGACAACTGGTTGTAGCCCTGCTAAAGAATGATCAGGAACTGTTTTTAACCCGAGTAAAAGAGCTGGGCGGACGGGGAATTCCGCTGAGTTTATCCGGCGGCTTCCACTCACCTTTTATGACTTATGCAACCAAGATACTGGAAAAGAAAATCTATGAACTGACTTTTTCTCAGGGTACTATCCCGCTCTATTCCAATGCTTATGCCAAACCCTACCCCACTTCTCCGGTGGATATTCGTTCTTATATTCTTCATCAGATCAATCATCCCGTGTTATGGGAACAAACCATGCGCAATATGATTGAAGATGGATTTACCACCTTTATTGAATGCGGTCCTGGTAAAACCCTGAGCGGATTTATGAAAAAAATTGATAAATCAGTTGCCTGTTATCATGTTGAGACATTGTTGACTGATTATCTCGAAACAAAAAATGCCGGAAAGGAATGGTCTTTTATATGTTAA
- the fabG gene encoding 3-oxoacyl-[acyl-carrier-protein] reductase, with product MLTGKTALVTGGAKGIGRAIALKIAQAHGNVAIMYRGSQKNAEDTIYDLLALGVNAKSYQCDVADFNATKDLVSQVIRDFGGLDILVNNAGITNDKLLIAMKEDDFDSVINTNLKGAFNMTKHVGAYLLKQRKGRIINISSVSGMMGNVGQCNYAAAKAGLIGLTKSAAKEMAMRGVTCNAIAPGFIDTDMTKELKPEIKEEIIKQIPLKRLGQAEDIANLCVYLSSDLSGYITGEVIKVDGGLYI from the coding sequence ATGTTAACAGGAAAAACCGCACTGGTTACGGGCGGCGCAAAAGGAATTGGACGGGCCATTGCCCTTAAAATAGCCCAGGCTCATGGGAATGTTGCCATTATGTATCGCGGCAGCCAGAAAAATGCTGAGGATACCATCTATGACTTATTGGCTTTGGGTGTGAATGCTAAAAGCTATCAATGTGATGTGGCTGACTTCAATGCCACCAAAGATTTAGTTTCCCAAGTTATTAGAGATTTTGGCGGATTGGATATTCTAGTGAACAATGCTGGTATTACCAATGATAAGTTGTTAATCGCCATGAAGGAAGATGATTTTGATAGCGTCATCAACACCAATTTAAAAGGCGCCTTCAACATGACCAAACATGTTGGAGCCTACCTGCTCAAACAGCGTAAAGGTCGAATTATCAATATTTCCTCGGTATCTGGTATGATGGGCAACGTCGGACAATGTAATTATGCCGCCGCTAAAGCGGGTCTGATCGGCCTGACTAAATCTGCTGCCAAAGAAATGGCAATGCGCGGGGTCACCTGCAACGCCATTGCACCGGGTTTTATCGATACCGATATGACCAAGGAATTAAAACCGGAAATAAAAGAAGAAATTATCAAACAAATACCCTTGAAACGTTTGGGACAAGCCGAAGACATTGCCAATCTCTGCGTTTATTTAAGTAGTGATTTATCAGGCTATATTACAGGAGAAGTCATTAAAGTTGATGGCGGTCTCTATATTTAG
- the fabF gene encoding beta-ketoacyl-ACP synthase II, which produces MNRRVVITGCGAVSPVGSTVDRLWENLKNGKCGIDFIKKFDTTDLKVKIAGEVRDFEPLDYIKKSEIRKTDLFTQYAIGAAVQAMEDSGVQAHVDPTRLGVYMGSGIGGIHTFIDECHKMDEKGPGRISPFFIPMMISNIAAGTIAIRYNAQGPCLPVVTACATGTNAIGEAYRAIKHGYADAIISGGTEASITPLSISGFANLTALTTTNDPTQASIPFDKRRNGFVMGEGAGALILEDLETALKRGAKIYGEVVGYGHTCDAYHITAPHPEAIGGTRAISLAMAEAISAGVQFEESQIYVNAHGTSTPLNDKSETIAIKNALGDHITRTLVSSTKSMTGHMLGAAGAIEAIASVMALKDGIVPPTIGYKEADPDCDLDYVPNEKRAVQSDVALSISLGFGGHNGCLAFVRYTGE; this is translated from the coding sequence ATGAATCGACGAGTTGTTATAACAGGATGTGGCGCCGTTTCTCCAGTGGGTAGCACTGTAGATCGTTTATGGGAAAACCTGAAAAACGGAAAATGCGGCATTGATTTTATTAAAAAATTTGATACCACCGACTTAAAAGTGAAAATTGCAGGTGAGGTTCGTGATTTTGAACCCCTTGACTATATTAAAAAAAGTGAAATTCGAAAAACTGATCTATTTACCCAATATGCTATCGGTGCCGCCGTTCAGGCCATGGAAGACAGCGGCGTTCAGGCCCATGTGGATCCCACCCGTTTGGGTGTATATATGGGTTCTGGCATCGGCGGCATTCATACCTTTATCGACGAATGCCATAAAATGGATGAAAAAGGCCCCGGCCGTATTTCGCCTTTCTTTATCCCGATGATGATTTCAAACATTGCCGCTGGAACCATTGCCATTCGTTATAATGCCCAGGGACCTTGTTTGCCGGTTGTTACCGCCTGTGCCACAGGCACCAATGCGATTGGCGAAGCTTACCGAGCGATTAAACATGGTTATGCGGATGCGATCATCTCCGGTGGAACCGAAGCCAGCATTACGCCCTTATCAATTTCCGGTTTTGCTAATTTAACAGCTTTAACAACAACCAATGACCCTACCCAGGCCTCGATTCCTTTTGACAAACGCCGAAATGGTTTTGTCATGGGCGAAGGTGCTGGAGCACTAATCTTAGAAGATCTGGAAACCGCTTTAAAACGCGGGGCTAAAATTTACGGGGAAGTTGTCGGTTATGGACATACCTGTGATGCGTATCACATTACGGCTCCTCATCCCGAAGCCATTGGCGGCACTCGAGCCATTAGCCTAGCCATGGCAGAAGCCATAAGTGCTGGCGTTCAATTTGAAGAATCTCAAATTTATGTGAACGCTCACGGCACCAGCACCCCACTTAACGATAAATCCGAAACCATTGCCATTAAAAATGCCTTGGGTGATCACATCACTCGAACATTGGTCAGCTCGACCAAGTCCATGACCGGTCATATGTTGGGTGCTGCTGGCGCCATTGAAGCCATTGCTTCGGTAATGGCCTTAAAAGATGGTATTGTCCCTCCGACCATTGGTTACAAAGAAGCCGATCCAGATTGTGATTTAGATTATGTACCCAACGAAAAACGGGCCGTTCAAAGTGATGTCGCCCTGTCCATTTCCCTTGGATTTGGTGGTCACAATGGTTGTCTGGCATTTGTTAGATATACAGGAGAATAA
- the accB gene encoding acetyl-CoA carboxylase biotin carboxyl carrier protein produces the protein MELTIETIQALARIMSDEKLTSLALDQGNLKIEMKRELGTASPSGMTYSQPQAMITEPLNHKIQPVESEPIKIPHDAHWKEIKSPMVGVFYQSSQPEKPPYVTKGQRFAEGDTLCIIEAMKLMNEITAETPGTIMEVCVGNGQVVEFGQVLYRIVED, from the coding sequence ATGGAATTAACTATCGAAACCATTCAGGCTCTGGCCAGAATCATGTCTGATGAAAAGCTCACCAGCCTGGCTCTTGATCAGGGAAACCTGAAAATTGAAATGAAACGTGAACTTGGAACAGCGTCCCCCTCCGGGATGACTTACAGTCAACCTCAGGCGATGATCACTGAACCACTGAACCATAAAATTCAGCCTGTGGAGTCCGAACCCATCAAAATTCCTCATGATGCTCACTGGAAAGAAATAAAATCCCCGATGGTTGGTGTTTTTTACCAAAGCAGTCAACCTGAGAAACCACCCTATGTAACCAAGGGGCAGCGTTTTGCCGAAGGTGATACCCTGTGTATCATCGAAGCGATGAAGCTGATGAACGAAATTACCGCCGAAACTCCCGGGACCATCATGGAAGTCTGTGTTGGTAACGGCCAGGTCGTTGAATTCGGTCAAGTACTCTATCGCATTGTGGAAGATTAA
- the fabZ gene encoding 3-hydroxyacyl-ACP dehydratase FabZ codes for MKRDELKKILPHREPMLLIDEAEKIDDTTATGRYTVKGDEFFLQGHFPGNPVVPGVILCEIMAQTCCVLMADLDGTNKTPYFTGLNKVKFKEKVLPGDTIEITCSITRSKPPFYFASGSGSVNGKVAVVGEFSFALIE; via the coding sequence ATGAAACGTGATGAATTAAAGAAGATCCTGCCTCACCGTGAGCCCATGCTCCTGATTGACGAGGCTGAAAAAATAGATGATACGACCGCCACTGGACGCTATACCGTTAAAGGCGATGAGTTTTTTTTACAAGGCCATTTCCCCGGAAACCCGGTGGTTCCTGGGGTTATTCTTTGCGAAATCATGGCTCAGACCTGCTGTGTTTTGATGGCCGATCTGGATGGTACTAACAAGACTCCTTACTTTACCGGCTTGAACAAGGTAAAATTTAAAGAAAAGGTTCTGCCCGGTGATACCATTGAAATCACCTGCAGCATTACCCGGTCTAAACCACCCTTTTATTTTGCCAGCGGTTCCGGCTCGGTGAATGGCAAGGTCGCGGTGGTGGGAGAATTCTCTTTTGCCCTGATTGAGTAA